Proteins encoded together in one Plasmodium cynomolgi strain B DNA, chromosome 9, whole genome shotgun sequence window:
- a CDS encoding hypothetical protein (putative) — translation MEAVGKGDVKMEEVTEEREDNSDKLKKKKKKVQICEAITCKRSQGEDTHQGKDARKAEAKSARKNEAKAEAKSARKNEAKTVGTAAEKGPKVRHAQLGESKEKKEKEAKAKEVKEKEAKAKEAKAKEAKVKEAKVKGAKVKGAKGKEAKVKAAKAKDAKVKAAKAKEAQPTDDHPEGDRFKREHPQNAQQKTAGVGTTLEKVAEGSDSVKRKGGSTQGDVPKGGRSQGDVSKGGRSQGDVSKGERGKGKRGKGEKGKGESGKDEKGTGESGIDEKGTGESGIDEKGKGESGKGTSENSNLYWEEESLIEIFIGQAKLKNQQTNCSHYEQAFCVSYFVYEDPLEIFSLFQGVSWLPEFRNRCTSLNRIEFNPKKNIKNIYSSAYVNINQCVHLRRGYNEVLSIVDDGIAYVFISIIGVNLKEYEKFYQSEYVTLKGGTTSPNTSYIRSDATKPLNRFENPWGITPNTGEEYQRGIEDTPFGKNLVEKYKNEMELELDFMGEKKLVIEKDYKKFLHILGSCIVPIEVRNEGEANRKRVENVCSRDSYNVYPHEVIRAVLYNYLDLFRKNKKVNLFHLISKHEQELLPVGRLNLQIKEVKKDVLLPPCDLFQDEDILHNLSNGKSDAYNIAKKIFKHITLRRRSGRQEKESFVEKIKNLCSHLDVELNKKDPNYMNRSFSYFEKSLHKMDDMKVEEKFRKKIRKKLFKMLGLSKRRFPNGFCPSSCRVLDLPCSHLIVYVHCVSNITLKLSSLKNFIDVNLFHGIIFWEEEGNSMHNLQNVKERKRRTIKLTSRNGIQADYYFATECEERGRKVQGEKQDVVCLKLNFNSPVILPYNYNAPSCRLNFVLLHSGTPLLRLAPSGGSGGSRGSGVGGGREDSCNYDDVLYDNFGYNFGYNFGYNCGYAINDNVPFNEGDKVKKSLQTHPYYLKTKGNDPFVENSRPFVELSFYTHPKNSTFFSAPKYKLFYKNQVKSNLGEDITHSSYSAPNFGRDNLVFHFFDDFADDLRVGKANRRNHFKSYFFVPVMGSEVHEGSPLGRRGDALSSGVQLCDAPSSDLQLCGAPSSDLQLCGAPSSDLQLCGAPSSDLQLCGAPSSDLQLCDAPSSDLQLCDAPSSGVRKHGQRGVAPLDAPIEVVHFAVAEGGGLQGGEINKWHSFYVHTKNYRKKKIYGGKHIQIRIQVEPLGYLQLDYAADPCRNAEVNKNTLTCYAPNKEVRAPDHICFNSFSEIHELVDYEVEDLKNGTYEVTYQVHKVGRKLLYIFCDGIDVVGSPYEIKATPAGADPKLCKILGKGATQCLATPVLDLRSGPWVGDRLGKRREVNLGANLKGGLVNQGNYLGADLGDDPSDDLGADLGADLSVDLSAAPAHDSALQPESARPGGSAPEVNAQEGLDAGASAGGAPPGKQPGEQPGKQPGEQPGEQPGKQSGEQAEEQPGTPPVEGRPGETHPSSTASAAAPHGAHEFHIISITKRKASETEEVSNRCAREEALGSRSSDRKTPYCSDEANKLFSHPKYYDEIKGENITEMDKENKKRCAQLLKETQIVNTFTVILCDKNGVKLCIGNDNIKVVGKNGAQIKRVVDNHDGSYTVEYVVHFKREEKTKKMFDDEDIKQVQIFYEEFLIHSSRKHNDHYVIEKFQKKFQKDIPICCQIHVYINEVEMYGSPLKPIIMNIPQMLHFFNIYFQFTYSGLLLKNFEFLLNCNDYQGCMNSLSSFYSNFLGVVESEERSSKSIGSNRLQRLIRFVPTKGIDEEVKVENFFFHIPLNVLDLRKEALVDSTTLPIGDIPHGYTKWGKKQKGGVGKYTKGNPLHRRTIPEMNESLFVNEWLHMHMYKSKLSERDAKYDMGMNLAYSLSNIILQHLIYLKQYKFFINSKQYENGLLQNNILTQFRKLLEEEYNKMFAYQTNNIIEYCEKFGKSKFSGLEELIKVYKGIAFELRKLKKNDLADDFDKCCEHMCQELYLHNIESSLLRKEATLDKYEQMIDQKMEKVNQIKERLKKYEQNEVDIERISKLCSVKRDKAIQTNDYLSLSHKNSFLSSLIESRRKEEPLEGDAQMKNTQPNQLQMEETKIREMVRKYWRNASTYDIFVSIKKTMNNCPRLKISLDETFNYYSCSVKKDNKMKDFQIKKMQEIKMVENLDNLKKIDLNEENNNLLSHNELSSFHLTYNAYVALLIDLRCNRFFLKDLENVLWLFEKFSIQHHSFRNLYNPYGFLRVIPKYLFIAFVRELAYLNMLYVVSECTVINNEDEKRFLNANHPSRLSSFHHFVKYHFVPFYEELSLEPNFQNFKQNLIEHNGEEVDPDSTRDTCSSGGGVIPTVTANNTPHVHISLLDLETYFNNELPLLVRHKNFEKTFPLLFDYYSGLSTPRDASPQERAGAATQGEVVQPQAVSSAANTVKAANPVKAANPVKAANPVKAANPVNAANPANTANPANPANQVGTGEPAPCPEKHVSVAIFIRFLREFGLIPHFFSNQMAIRTLQSFMQKKGKKKLNYEDFSHAIIISICECVKKNILTQYNMLKVNNQLNSKIQTEKILNPSYIQYEAKELIYLFGFADTQLVRSKLVG, via the exons aTGGAAGCAGTCGGTAAGGGGGatgtcaaaatggaggaagtgaCAGAAGAGAGAGAAGACAATTCTGATaaattaaagaagaaaaaaaaaaaagttcaaattTGTGAAGCCATTACATGTAAAAGGAGCCAGGGGGAGGATACTCACCAGGGAAAGGACGCACGAAAGGCTGAAGCAAAGTCGGCTAGAAAGAATGAAGCCAAGGCTGAAGCAAAGTCTGCTAGGAAGAATGAAGCCAAGACTGTGGGAACGGCCGCGGAAAAGGGCCCAAAGGTTCGGCACGCGCAGCTAGGCGAGtcgaaagaaaagaaggagaaagaggCTAAGGCGAAAGAGGTCAAAGAGAAAGAGGCCAAGGCGAAAGAGGCTAAGGCGAAAGAGGCCAAGGTGAAAGAAGCCAAGGTGAAGGGGGCCAAGGTGAAGGGGGCCAAAGGGAAAGAGGCCAAGGTGAAAGCGGCCAAGGCGAAAGACGCCAAGGTGAAAGCGGCCAAAGCGAAAGAGGCGCAGCCAACAGATGATCATCCAGAAGGGGATCGGTTCAAAAGGGAGCACCCACAAAATGCGCAACAAAAGACAGCGGGGGTCGGGACTACCCTTGAAAAGGTGGCGGAGGGCTCGGACTCGGTGAAGCGCAAAGGGGGGAGCACTCAGGGAGATGTgcccaaaggggggagaagtcaGGGAGATGTgtccaaaggggggagaagtcaGGGAGATGTgtccaaaggggaaaggggaaaaggtaaaaggggaaaaggggaaaaggggaaaggggaaagcggAAAAGATGAAAAGGGAACAGGGGAAAGCGGAATAGATGAAAAGGGAACAGGGGAAAGCGGAATagatgaaaagggaaaaggggaaagcggGAAAG GCACGTCAGAAAACTCCAACCTCTACTGGGAGGAAGAAAGCCTTATTGAAATATTCATTGGACAAGCAAAGCTAAAAAACCAACAGACAAACTGCTCCCATTACGAACAGGCATTCTGTGTATCCTATTTTGTGTATGAAGACCCCTTAGAAATTTTCAGCCTATTTCAGGGGGTAAGTTGGCTGCCAGAATTCAGAAACAGATGTACCTCCCTAAACAGAATCGAGTTTAATccaaagaaaaatatcaaaaatatttactccTCTGCATATGTAAATATCAATCAGTGTGTACATTTAAGGAGGGGATACAATGAGGTCCTAAGTATTGTGGATGATGGGATTGCttacgtttttatttctatcaTTGGGGTAAATTTGAAGGAGTacgaaaaattttatcagaGTGAATATGTCACCTTAAAGGGAGGAACAACCTCTCCTAACACATCCTACATTAGAAGCGATGCCACTAAACCACTAAACCGATTTGAGAACCCATGGGGGATAACCCCAAACACGGGTGAAGAGTATCAAAGGGGGATTGAGGATaccccatttgggaaaaacCTCGTGGAGAAGTacaaaaacgaaatggaGTTAGAATTAGACTTTATGGGAGAGAAAAAACTTGTCATAGAGAAggattacaaaaaatttcttcacatcTTAGGATCCTGCATTGTTCCTATAGAAGTGCGTaatgaaggagaagcaaatcgAAAGAGGGTTGAAAATGTATGCAGTAGAGATAGCTACAATGTCTACCCTCATGAAGTCATTCGAGCCGTCTTGTACAACTACCTAGACctgttcagaaaaaacaaaaaggtaaATTTGTTCCACCTTATTAGTAAGCACGAACAGGAGTTATTACCAGTGGGTCGTCTAAATCTTCAGAttaaagaagtaaaaaaagatgtACTACTACCCCCCTGTGATCTCTTCCAAGATGAGGATATACTTCACAACCTGAGCAATGGAAAAAGTGACGCATATAATATtgcaaagaaaatttttaaacacattacattaagaagaaggagtggaagacaagaaaaagagagcttcgtagaaaaaataaaaaatttgtgctcTCACTTAGATGtagaattaaataaaaaagatccCAATTACATGAACCGGTCCTTTTCCTACTTTGAAAAGTCtctacacaaaatggatgatATGAAAGTAGaggaaaaatttagaaaaaaaattaggaaaaaattatttaaaatgttggGATTATCAAAGAGGAGATTCCCAAACGGATTTTGTCCTTCCAGTTGTAGAGTTTTAGATCTTCCTTGCTCACACCTAATTGTTTATGTTCACTGTGTGTCTAACATAACTCTTAAATTGAGctcgttaaaaaattttattgacGTAAACCTCTTTCATGGGATCATATTTTGGGAGGAAGAGGGGAACAGTATGCACAATCTTCAAAATgtaaaggagagaaaaaggaggactATCAAATTGACATCTCGGAATGGGATTCAGGCTGACTACTACTTCGCCACCGAATGTGAGGAACGGGGTCGCAAAGtgcagggggaaaaacaggACGTCGTTTGTTTGAAGCTTAATTTCAACAGCCCCGTCATTCTGCCTTACAACTACAACGCGCCTTCTTGCAGGCTAAACTTTGTCCTTCTGCACAGCGGCACTCCGTTGCTTCGGTTGGCGCCAAGCGGaggaagtggaggaagtAGAGGAAGCGGTGTAGGCGGCGGCAGAGAGGACAGCTGCAACTATGACGACGTCCTCTATGACAACTTCGGGTACAACTTCGGGTACAACTTCGGGTACAACTGCGGGTACGCCATAAATGATAACGTCCCGTTTAACGAAGGAGACAAGGTAAAGAAGAGCCTCCAAACCCACCCGTATTATCTGAAAACGAAGGGGAACGACCCCTTCGTTGAAAATTCCAGACCCTTTGTTGAACTCTCATTCTACACACACCCAAAAAatagcacatttttttctgcacccAAATATAAACTGTTTTACAAAAATCAAGTAAAGAGCAACTTGGGGGAAGACATTACTCACTCCTCGTATTCAGCTCCTAATTTTGGAAGAGACAATCtggtttttcattttttcgatgaCTTTGCGGATGACCTACGTGTGGGGAAAGCAAACCGGAGGAATCATTTTAAGAGTTACTTTTTCGTGCCCGTTATGGGAAGTGAAGTGCATGAGGGGTCTCCACTGGGGAGGCGCGGTGACGCCCTGTCGAGCGGTGTCCAACTGTGTGACGCTCCATCGAGTGACCTCCAACTGTGTGGCGCTCCATCGAGTGACCTCCAACTGTGTGGCGCTCCATCGAGTGACCTCCAACTGTGTGGCGCTCCATCGAGTGACCTCCAACTGTGTGGCGCTCCATCGAGTGACCTCCAACTGTGTGACGCTCCATCGAGTGACCTCCAACTGTGTGACGCCCCGTCGAGCGGTGTCCGCAAGCACGGTCAACGTGGGGTCGCGCCGCTGGATGCCCCCATCGAGGTGGTCCACTTCGCCGTGGCAGAGGGAGGGGGactccaggggggggaaataaataagTGGCACTCCTTCTacgtacacacaaaaaattacagaaaaaagaaaatatatggaGGAAAGCACATTCAAATTAGGATTCAAGTTGAGCCACTCGGATATCTTCAATTAGACTATGCTGCTGACCCTTGTAGAAACGCAgaggtaaataaaaacaccTTAACTTGCTATGCACCTAATAAGGAGGTGAGAGCTCCTGATCACATCTGCTTTAACTCCTTCAGTGAGATACACGAACTGGTCGATTACGAAGTGGAGGATTTAAAGAATGGCACATACGAGGTTACATACCAGGTGCACAAAGTGGGAAGGAAGCTGCTCTACATCTTCTGCGACGGGATCGATGTGGTTGGTTCTCCATACGAAATAAAGGCTACCCCCGCTGGCGCAGATCCAAAgttgtgcaaaattttggGCAAGGGGGCCACCCAGTGCCTGGCCACCCCCGTTCTGGACCTGCGCAGTGGGCCCTGGGTGGGTGACCGTCTGGGCAAGCGGCGAGAGGTCAATCTGGGCGCCAATCTGAAAGGCGGTCTGGTTAACCAGGGTAACTACCTAGGCGCCGACCTGGGTGATGACCCGAGTGATGACCTGGGTGCCGACCTGGGTGCCGACCTGAGTGTCGACCTCAGTGCTGCCCCAGCGCATGACTCCGCTTTGCAACCCGAGTCGGCTCGGCCAGGGGGAAGCGCCCCAGAGGTGAATGCCCAGGAAGGGCTCGATGCTGGCGCCTCCGCGGGGGGTGCTCCTCCGGGAAAGCAGCCAGGAGAGCAGCCAGGAAAGCAGCCAGGAGAGCAGCCAGGAGAGCAGCCAGGAAAGCAGTCAGGAGAACAGGCAGAAGAACAACCAGGAACCCCCCCAGTGGAAGGCCGCCCAGGGGAGACTCACCCCAGTTCCACCGCTTCCGCTGCCGCTCCCCATGGTGCGCACGAATTCCACATCATCTCCATAACGAAGCGGAAGGCGAGCGAAACGGAAGAGGTATCAAATCGATGTGCGCGTGAAGAAGCGTTAGGCAGTAGATCGTCAGATAGGAAGACCCCCTACTGCAGTGACGAAGCGAACAAGCTTTTTTCTCACCCAAAATATTACGACgaaataaaaggagaaaacatcACCGAGATGGACAAAGAAAACAAGAAGAGATGTGCTCAACTCCTGAAAGAAACACAAATAGTAAACACATTTACAGTAATACtttgtgataaaaatggagtaaaGCTATGTATAGGGAATGATAACATAAAAgtggtgggaaaaaatggcgcacAGATCAAACGAGTCGTGGATAACCATGACGGGAGTTACACAGTTGAGTATGTAGTCCATTTTAAAAGAgaggagaaaacgaaaaagatgTTTGACGATGAGGATATAAAAcaagtgcaaattttttatgaagaattTCTCATACACTCTAGTAGGAAACACAACGATCATTATGTCattgaaaaatttcaaaagaAATTCCAGAAAGACATTCCTATATGCTGTCAGATTCATGTCTACATAAACGAAGTTGAGATGTATGGGTCCCCATTGAAACCTATTATTATGAATATCCCACAGATGCTTCACTTTTTCAACATATATTTTCAGTTTACCTACTCAGGGTtgttactaaaaaattttgaattcttACTAAACTGTAATGATTATCAAGGGTGCATGAATAGTCTCTCCTCATTTTATTCCAATTTCTTGGGTGTGGTGGAGAGTGAAGAAAGGAGCTCCAAGTCAATAGGCTCCAATAGGTTGCAAAGACTGATCCGATTTGTACCCACCAAAGGAATTGACGAGGAAGTCAAAGttgaaaatttcttctttcacaTTCCGTTGAACGTTTTGGACTTGAGGAAGGAAGCCCTCGTGGATAGTACTACCTTACCAATAGGTGACATCCCCCATGGGTataccaaatgggggaaaaaacaaaagggtgGAGTGGGGAAGTATACAAAAGGTAACCCACTACACAGAAGAACAATCCCCGAAATGAACGAATCTTTATTTGTAAATGAATGGCtccacatgcacatgtacaaaTCGAAGTTATCCGAAAGAGATGCCAAGTATGACATGGGTATGAACCTGGCCTACTCCCTAAGTAATATCATTTTACAGCACCTCATATATTTAAAACAGTATAAATTCTTTATCAACTCAAAGCAATATGAAAATGGCTTGCTCCAAAATAACATACTTACCCAGTTTAGGAAGCTCCTAGAGGaggaatataataaaatgtttgCATACCAAACAAATAATATCATAGAGTACTGTGAGAAATTTGGGAAATCCAAATTTAGTGGCTTAGAAGAACTAATAAAGGTATACAAAGGTATTGCATTCGAACTGAGgaagttaaagaaaaatgatttgGCGGATGATTTCGATAAGTGTTGTGAACATATGTGTCAGGAGTTGTATCTTCATAATATCGAGTCGAGTCTGCTTAGGAAGGAAGCAACGTTAGACAAGTATGAGCAAATGATTgaccaaaaaatggaaaaagtgaaCCAAATAAAGGAGAGGCTCAAGAAGTATGAACAGAATGAGGTAGACATTGAGAGGATCTCTAAACTGTGTAGTGTCAAAAGGGATAAAGCCATCCAGACAAACGACTACCTATCGTTGTCACATAAGAACAGCTTCTTAAGCTCTCTTATCGAGTCCAGGAGGAAAGAAGAACCCTTAGAAGGGGACgcccaaatgaaaaatacacAGCCAAACCAGCTACAGatggaagaaacaaaaatcaGGGAGATGGTGAGGAAGTACTGGAGAAACGCATCTACCTATGACATATTTGtgagtataaaaaaaacgatgaaTAATTGCCCACGACTGAAAATTTCACTGGACGAAACGTTTAACTACTACAGCTGTAGTGTCAAGAAggacaacaaaatgaaggattttcaaattaaaaaaatgcaggaaataaaaatggtggaAAATTTagacaatttaaaaaaaatagacttAAATGAAGAGAATAACAACCTGCTCTCACATAACGAGTTGAGTAGCTTCCACCTGACGTACAACGCTTATGTAGCTCTCCTAATAGACTTGCGATGCAAcagattttttcttaaagaTTTGGAGAATGTCCTTTGGCTGTtcgaaaaattttcaatCCAGCACCACTCCTTTCGAAACCTGTATAACCCATATGGATTTTTACGAGTCATTCCAAAGTATCTCTTCATCGCCTTTGTTAGAGAATTGGCCTACTTGAATATGCTCTATGTCGTCTCTGAATGTACAGTCATCAACAACGAGGACGAAAAGAGGTTCTTAAACGCTAATCACCCCTCTCGGCTCTCCtcatttcatcattttgtcaagtaccattttgttcccttttatGAGGAACTTAGCTTGGAACCCAATTTTCAGAATTTTAAACAGAATTTAATTGAGCATAATGGGGAAGAGGTCGACCCGGATAGCACCAGGGATACATGCTCCTCTGGTGGGGGAGTGATCCCCACCGTCACTGCTAATAACACcccacatgtacatataagcCTCCTTGATTTGGAGACCTACTTCAACAACGAGTTGCCTCTCCTCGTTCGGCACAAGAACTTCGAGAAGACCTTCCCCCTTCTGTTTGATTACTACTCGGGGTTGTCTACCCCGCGTGACGCGTCGCCGCAGGAGCGCGCCGGGGCAGCTACTCAAGGGGAAGTCGTCCAGCCCCAGGCCGTCTCTAGCGCAGCTAACACGGTCAAAGCGGCTAACCCGGTTAAAGCGGCTAACCCGGTCAAAGCAGCTAACCCGGTTAAAGCAGCTAACCCGGTCAACGCCGCTAACCCCGCTAACACTGCTAACCCGGCTAACCCGGCTAACCAAGTGGGAACGGGCGAACCCGCGCCGTGTCCCGAGAAGCACGTCTCCGTCGCCATCTTCATTCGATTCCTGCGCGAGTTTGGACTCATCCCGCACTTCTTTAGCAACCAAATGGCGATACGCACACTGCAGTCCTTCATgcaaaagaaggggaaaaagaaattaaactACGAGGACTTCTCCCATGCCATTATTATATCCATCTGTGaatgcgtgaaaaaaaatatcctcaCCCAGTACAACATGCTTAAGGTGAATAATCAGCTCAACTCAAAAATTCAGacggaaaaaattttgaatccAAGTTACATTCAGTACGAGGCCAAGGAGTTAATCTACCTCTTCGGCTTCGCTGACACGCAGCTGGTGCGGTCGAAGCTGGTCGGGTAG
- a CDS encoding hypothetical protein (putative) has translation MNLPLKIWGFLSCFMFVELCFIRNSFSLTISRGAPQVSGVADVPNGPVDLPPERKLNLGLRKYQRSSPPQEDADNEIQTEMNEDAEELEDITNKANFPYPQSENVYIKHQENYDIPPWLAEMINLSNISKHTLESLGVENLPDVDACRAIQNLKEQMLCILDAKDITSLTARVLAGGRLAVRALSRLNTLASAFENRQLMNRWLCGSILTLLTDLPVVSDLADIKTGSYGHVNVQGGYTI, from the exons atgaatcttCCTCTTAAAATTTGGGGTTTTCTTTCTTGTTTTATGTTTGTAGAATTGTGTTTCATTCGAAACAGTTTCAGCTTAACAATAAGCAGAGGTGCGCCTCAGGTAAGTGGGGTCGCCGATGTGCCTAACG GCCCGGTCGACTTGCCCCCCGAACGGAAGCTCAACTTAGGGCTGCGCAAGTACCAGCGCAGTAGTCCCCCCCAGGAAGACGCCGACAATGAAATACAGACAGAAATGAACGAAGACGCGGAAGAGCTGGAGGACATCACA AACAAAGCAAATTTCCCCTACCCACAATCCGAGAACGTCTATATAAAACATCAGGAGAATTAT GACATCCCCCCGTGGCTAGCTGAAATGATTAATTTGTCTAACATAAGCAAACACACATTAGAATCGctag GTGTTGAAAATCTACCCGATGTTGACGCATGTAGAGCTATACAGAATTTGAAAGAACAAATGCTGTGCATACTTGATG CAAAGGACATAACCTCCTTAACCGCGAGGGTCTTGGCCGGGGGAAG ACTAGCCGTCCGGGCCCTGTCTAGGCTGAACACCTTGGCATCCGCGTTTGAAAATAGGCAGCTCAT GAACAGGTGGCTGTGCGGGTCCATACTAACCCTACTGACGGACCTACCTGTGGTGTCAGACCTGGCTGACATCAAAACGGGGTCTTACGGACACGTAAATG TTCAAGGAGGATACACCATTTGA
- a CDS encoding hypothetical protein (putative), with protein MVEVDTVDERDWAHAKTLDLEGDPFGYPDKTKKKSARKKERENEKRESSLDNLYTFNDDMEDGNSQAMGKYLARSYSRVNEDVTNGSSDFANEYYIKKKRSERRGHDNGGEYERGDTLEYEIGRKKGATRHVRLQFEKYAGETKEFSEVDEEVDSYPEVDMDAMHEEEEHAEEQQHEYVEEEEHEEEQQHEYVEEEREYAGEEEEYAYAEADVKEEYAEEGDDEYAEEAADEVDEADEADEADDEAAEEVLPDVDGGTNSMHHRERRKGCMRQVYVGGHKKKTIPNEHNETNIRDRKTTDTLEESEQNEEYVEEKLEVYNNEEIDEKVEIAHVKGKGRCMFTRKNLEAGSIIFVEKPLIIITPDLNEPLWEQLNKLNNEENFELPLKWHYAALCTITTLGDSDLRACIDKWIPEPDRDADADVFNVLNKVCDKRFGKNGKLQYFFMKKMIDPKIYDRIIQVWHYNAFGHHTDNEGLVLYNRISMLAHSCNSTACWHYGSNDSFVLRARVKLAVGDELTISYLGDDDLYKSSNIRREKLTNWLFVCMCSRCTNPIDKSRGFKCSMCGVGTFFIKSEYHDEIPIVTKCSICESEVSESMAYEYIEYEKSYIERLQDTDKSDLADALAVYVQAEKIFTQHWIMYQLYTILFEGYRDACNWEKAIYYQTQRIKYAVDVIPRANYVLAWLYEELGEAHANSISTEILQSERDFTISYEEKKRICSHFLKSIHLLEILCGYSHDYLKDSLNKYYRIDSLTSTDAPQIEE; from the exons atggtagaaGTTGACACAGTTGACGAGAGAGATTGGGCCCATGCGAAGACGCTCGACTTGGAAG gAGACCCGTTTGGCTACCCCGataagacgaaaaaaaaaagtgctaggaaaaaagaacgcgaaaatgaaaagcgaGAAAGCAGCTTGGATAACCTTTACACATTCAATGATGACATGGAGGATGGCAACAGTCAGGCGATGGGAAAATATCTCGCGAGGTCCTATTCACGAGTAAACGAAGACGTAACGAATGGAAGCAGCGATTTTGCGAACGAGTATTAcataaagaagaagagaagcGAGAGACGTGGACACGACAACGGGGGGGAGTATGAACGTGGCGACACGCTCGAATATGAAATCGGCCGCAAAAAGGGCGCCACTCGGCACGTGCGCCTCCAGTTTGAAAAATACGCCGGCGAAACGAAGGAGTTCTCGGAGGTCGATGAGGAGGTGGACTCCTACCCCGAGGTGGACATGGACGCCATgcatgaggaggaggagcatgcggaggagcagcagcatgAGTAtgtagaggaggaggagcatgaggaggagcagcagcatgAGTATGTAGAGGAGGAGCGTGAGTATgcaggggaggaggaggagtacGCTTATGCTGAGGCGGACGTGAAAGAGGAATATGCCGAAGAGGGAGATGACGAATATGCAGAGGAGGCAGCTGACGAGGTTGACGAGGCTGACGAGGCTGACGAAGCGGACGACGAAGCGGCTGAGGAGGTACTCCCGGACGTGGACGGGGGGACGAACTCCATGCACCATCGCGAGAGGCGAAAGGGTTGCATGAGGCAAGTATATGTCGGAGGgcataagaaaaaaacgatacCAAACGAACACAATGAAACAAACATCAGAGACAGAAAAACCACAGACACACTGGAAGAGTCagaacaaaacgaagaatACGTAGAAGAAAAACTGGAAGTATATAACAATGAAGAGATAGATGAAAAAGTCGAAATTGCACACGTCAAAGGGAAAGGTAGATGTATGTTTACGAGAAAGAACTTAGAAGCAGGGAGCATTATATTTGTGGAGAAACCGTTGATAATTATTACCCCCGATTTGAATGAACCGTTATGGGaacaattaaataaattgaataatgaagaaaatttcgaGTTACCTCTCAAATGGCACTACGCTGCATTATGCACCATTACGACACTTGGTGATAGTGACTTGAGGGCTTGTATCGACAAATGGATTCCTGAACCCGATAGAGACGCAGATGCAGATGTATTCAATGTATTGAATAAGGTGTGTGATAAAAGGttcggaaaaaatgggaagctgcaatatttttttatgaagaaaatgatagACCCCAAAATATATGACAGGATCATACAGGTGTGGCATTACAATGCCTTCGGCCATCACACGGACAATGAGGGACTGGTCCTGTACAACC GCATTTCCATGCTCGCCCACAGCTGCAACTCGACTGCCTGCTGGCACTACGGAAGCAACGACAGCTTTGTCTTGCGCGCCAGGGTGAAGCTGGCGGTGGGCGACGAGCTGACCATATCCTACCTCGGAGATGACGACTTGTACAAGTCTTCCAATA TAAGACGAGAAAAGCTCACCAACTGGTTATTCGTTTGCATGTGCAGCAGATGTACAAACCCGATTGACAAGTCAAGGGGGTTTAAATGTTCCATGTGTGGCGTAG gGACCTTCTTCATCAAGAGCGAGTACCACGATGAAATTCCCATCGTGACAAAGTGCAGTATATGCGAATCGGAAGTATCAGAATCCATGGCATATGAATACATCGAGTACGAAAAAAGCTACATAGAGAGGTTACAAGACACAGACAAATCAGACCTAGCAGATGCACTAGCAGTGTATGTCcaggcagaaaaaatatttacacaaCACTGGATTATGTATCAATTATATACTATTTTGTTTGAGGGGTACAGAGATGCATGCAATTGGGAGAAAGCTATTTATTATCAGACGCAGAGAATCAAATATGCTGTAGATGTGATTCCAAGGGCAAATTATGTGCTGGCTTGGTTGTACGAGGAACTAGGGGAAGCTCACGCGAACTCCATAAGCACTGAAATTTTGCAGTCGGAAAGGGACTTCACCATCTCGTATGAGGAGAA gAAGCGAATCTGCTCGCACTTCCTGAAGTCCATCCACCTGCTGGAAATCCTCTGCGGGTATTCCCACGACTACCTGAAGGATTCATTA AACAAATACTACCGCATTGACAGTTTAACGAGCACGGATGCTCCGCAAATCGAGGAGtag
- a CDS encoding hypothetical protein (putative), translating into MGIAKQIFENDQVRLLKNIGSFAEVLSSLSSVPSIKKFTFSKYGTNYNRVKQNCLSRSVLIFQANEYLRRLIESISVVFWKGRKWKGTYWPSKWKWYHRHGYWATRKKLLSFDKYRPYRYHEVKGHGKPKLQFWQDHSYYRPLKQTTKFW; encoded by the exons ATGGGCATTGCGAAACAGATATTTGAGAATGACCAAGTGAGGCTTCTAAAGAATATCGGCAGTTTTGCTGAAGTGCTTTCATCCCTGAGCTCTGTCCcaagcattaaaaaatttaccttcTCCAAATATGGCACGAACTACAACAGGGTGAAGCAGAATTGCCTTAGCAGAAGCGTTTTGATCTTTCAGGCCAATGAATACTTAAGAAGGTTAATAGAGTCAATATCGGTTGTGTTTTGGAAGGGCCGCAAATGGAAAG GCACGTACTGGCCAAGCAAATGGAAGTGGTACCACCGACACGGCTACTGGGCTACTCGAAAGAAGCTCCTCAGCTTCGACAAGTACAGGCCCTACAG GTATCACGAAGTTAAGGGGCACGGAAAACCGAAGCTTCAATTCTGGCAGGACCACTCCTATTACAGGCCCCTCAAGCAGACAACGAAGTTTTGGTGA